A window from Vigna unguiculata cultivar IT97K-499-35 unplaced genomic scaffold, ASM411807v1 contig_719, whole genome shotgun sequence encodes these proteins:
- the LOC114172937 gene encoding uncharacterized protein LOC114172937 — MEDWENAHEEVKEEISQVKGEISQIKDQMGQILEALRTMKSSGESSAVDGGTSYPPRFHPHVSSGPPICPPHHQVSQGTSSQAFPPYGLPLGYTPPMAEYVEQVKNPFSGGNTSIHVSSPNEQFQVSTGMADFRNHVRPGESVVGITTYTDPNVSIPPHVSTVGVGLQEKTLAQVISSNENNKGKLKIFEERLRAIERNKSYGFGDVVGLSLIPDVVIPPKFKVLEFEKYRGTTCPKSHITMYCRNMAGHTYDDKLFIHFFQDSLAGAALNWYMHL, encoded by the coding sequence atggAGGATTGGGAAAATGCACATGAGGAAGTTAAGGAAGAAATTAGCCAAGTGAAGGGTGAAATCAGCCAAATAAAGGATCAAATGGGTCAGATCTTGGAGGCATTGAGGACTATGAAGAGTTCAGGAGAAAGTTCAGCAGTTGACGGTGGTACTTCATACCCTCCAAGATTTCATCCTCATGTATCAAGTGGACCTCCAATTTGCCCACCACATCATCAAGTGAGTCAAGGGACATCATCTCAAGCTTTTCCACCTTATGGCTTACCCCTAGGTTACACACCTCCAATGGCAGAGTATGTAGAGCAAGTTAAGAATCCATTTTCTGGTGGTAATACAAGCATACATGTTTCATCACCTAATGAGCAATTCCAAGTGTCAACCGGGATGGCTGATTTTAGGAACCATGTACGCCCAGGGGAAAGTGTGGTTGGAATCACAACCTATACAGATCCTAATGTATCGATTCCACCACATGTTTCGACTGTAGGTGTGGGTTTACAAGAAAAGACACTAGCTCAAGTGATTTCATCGAATGAGAATAACAAGGGAAAGTTAAAGATATTTGAGGAAAGACTACGGGCTATTGAAAGGAATAAAAGTTATGGATTTGGTGATGTTGTAGGCTTATCTTTGATCCCTGACGTGGTGATACCCCCTAAGTTCAAAGTGCTTGAGTTTGAGAAATATAGGGGGACTACGTGTCCAAAAAGCCATATAACAATGTATTGTCGAAACATGGCTGGCCATACCTatgatgataaattatttatccaCTTTTTCCAAGATAGCCTAGCTGGGGCAGCGCTGAATTGGTATATGCATCTTTAG